AGAAAATCCGATTTTTTAGGAAAAACGGAATTTTTTTTCGGATTTGGGTCTTGACCTTCCCACTATTGGAAGGTTATGTTTATGAATATCGGAGAAGTTGCCAAATTATCCGGAGTAAACCCGAAATTGGTCCGGCATTATGAGTCCATCGGATTGGTGTCCAAGCCCATTCGTGCAGAATCCGGATACAGATTGTATTCGGAAAAAGACATACACACATTGAGATTTATCAAAAGAGCAAGAGGCCTTGGATTTTCCTTAGCTGAGATCAAGCAACTATTGGGACTTTGGAAGAATAAATCCAGGGCAAGTGCTCAAGTAAAATCTTTGGCTATGACTCATGTAAAAGAAATGCGGGCCAAAATTTTAGAGTTACAATCTATGTGCGATACGCTTACTCATTTAGCAAAACATTGTCATGGAGATCACAGACCGGATTGTCCTATCTTGGAAGAGTTAGAAGGAGAATAGGCCCCTTCAAACTCTTTTAGCTTCTTGAGAGAAAGACGAATGAAGTAGAAAGAAACGGCTACCGAAACTACTGCAGAGATAAAGAACATACTTTTTGGTCCGGAATAAAACCAGATCAACCCGCCTAGATTACTCGCTATCAATGCGGCAATACTATTCAAACCCGCAAATGTTCCGATAGCGGAAGCTGAATCCGTCGTGGGAGTAATATTTGTGATCAATGCTTTGGAAATTCCTTCCGTGCTGGCAGCATAGATCCCATATAAAAAGAATAAGGAATAAAAATGGATTTTATTTTCCGCAAATGCCATCCCACCATACACAAAAGCAAATACAAATAAGCCGAAGATCAAAGTAGGTTTGAGTCCAATTTTGTCCGCTAAGACACCTGCAGGAAGAGAAAATAAAGCGTAAATTAAATTATAAAATATGTATATTCCGATTACTTGAGAATCTTCTAAACCTTTACTTTTTGCCATTAAAAGCAGGAAAAGATCGGAGCTATTCACTAGTCCGAAGAATAAAAGTCCGATCACTAATTTTTTATATGAGATCGGTGCATTCTTCCAATAGATAAAATAAGAGAGAAAATTCGATTTCTCTTGTGTTGCTAGTTTGGCTTTTTTATTTTCTTTTAGAAGACCCGAGATCAGAAATGCAGAAAGCCCCGGGATTGCCGCTATAAAAAATAGGACCGAATAATTCTCCGGATAAAAATACAAAAACACTAAAGCGAATGTTGGGCCGATCACCGCTCCTAAGGTATCCATAGAACGATGGAATCCGAAAACTGTACCTTTGGTTTCAGGCGTTGCCTCGTCTGAAAGTAATGCGTCTCTTGCACCGGTTCTGATCCCTTTACCCAATCGATCCATGGTCCTGGATAAAAAGATCCAAAGAGGAAAAGTGAAAAATCCCATAATCGGTTTGGAGACAGCGCTTAATAGATATCCGAACTGAACATAAGGAACTCTCTTACCGTTTTGGTCCGAGAGTTTTCCGAAATATCCTTTGCTAAGTCCTGCTATCGCTTCTGCAAATCCTTCCAAGACTCCGATCAGGACTACGGAGAATCCTATACTTTTTAAATAAAGAGGCATGATCGGATATAACATCTCACTGGATACGTCCGTAAAAAGACTGATGAAGGAAAGTATCCAGACTGCTTTGGTGATTTTTTTCATTCTGCCCCTTTTTGATAAATGCTAGTTGTATTTCGAATAAAAAAGGATTTTTTATTAAAAGAATCTTATATATTTTGAGTATTATGGACGAACATTCTCATCACAAGCATAGCCATCAACCGGTAACGCAAAAAGTTTCCGAATCCGTAAAACCGTTCAGAAAAATAGAATATGTTTGTCCTATGCATCCTGAAATACGTCGAGACCAGCCGGGGGATTGTCCGATCTGTGGAATGACTTTGGTGCCTCAAGGAGGGGAGCCCGACTCTGATGCTGAAGATAAGGAGATCCGTTCTTTATTCGGTAAATTCGTATTATCCTCTATCTTGACGCTTCCTTTATTTTTTCTAGCGATGTCGGAGATGTTTTTTCCTCATTCCATTCATGAATTCACTTTCGGTTTTGGGGACCGTATACAATTCGTCTTATCTTCTCTGGTATTCTGGGGACCAGGATTCTTTTTAGTGAGAAAAGGTTTAATTTCCTTCAGGAGTATGAATCTGAACATGTACAGCCTGATCCTAATAGGAGTAGGTGCGGCTTACTTATTCTCCACTGCGGCTCTCTTCTTTTCCGATTTTTTTCCAGACTCTCTTCATTCTCACGGTAAGACTGCCTTATATTTCGAGGCAGCTTCCGTTATTCTCACCTTAGTTATATTAGGCGAATACCTTCAAGCCAGAGCCCAGAGAAGGACTGGAGGCGCAATCCAGGCTTTATTAGGATTATCTCCTAAAACTGCTCATTTACTCGAAGGAAATTCGGAAAGAGAGATCAAAATAGATGAGATCCGTGTGGGAGATAGACTTAGAGTTAAGCCTGGAGAAAAAATTCCCATTGACGGTAAGATAGAAGAAGGTTCCAGCTATGTGGAAGAGTCTATGCTGACTGGGGAACCTCTTCCCGTAAAAAAAGAAAAAGGGGATCGTGTATTCGGTGCTACCATAAATCAAACAGGAAGCTTTGTTTTGAGAGCGGATAAGATAGGCTCTGAAACAGCACTATCACAAAT
This window of the Leptospira hartskeerlii genome carries:
- the cueR gene encoding Cu(I)-responsive transcriptional regulator; this translates as MNIGEVAKLSGVNPKLVRHYESIGLVSKPIRAESGYRLYSEKDIHTLRFIKRARGLGFSLAEIKQLLGLWKNKSRASAQVKSLAMTHVKEMRAKILELQSMCDTLTHLAKHCHGDHRPDCPILEELEGE
- a CDS encoding MFS transporter, whose protein sequence is MKKITKAVWILSFISLFTDVSSEMLYPIMPLYLKSIGFSVVLIGVLEGFAEAIAGLSKGYFGKLSDQNGKRVPYVQFGYLLSAVSKPIMGFFTFPLWIFLSRTMDRLGKGIRTGARDALLSDEATPETKGTVFGFHRSMDTLGAVIGPTFALVFLYFYPENYSVLFFIAAIPGLSAFLISGLLKENKKAKLATQEKSNFLSYFIYWKNAPISYKKLVIGLLFFGLVNSSDLFLLLMAKSKGLEDSQVIGIYIFYNLIYALFSLPAGVLADKIGLKPTLIFGLFVFAFVYGGMAFAENKIHFYSLFFLYGIYAASTEGISKALITNITPTTDSASAIGTFAGLNSIAALIASNLGGLIWFYSGPKSMFFISAVVSVAVSFYFIRLSLKKLKEFEGAYSPSNSSKIGQSGL